A genomic segment from Nitratiruptor sp. YY08-10 encodes:
- a CDS encoding CinA family protein produces the protein MKNAILFIGQDFLINDAFVASIERTMYKQFINIHAKEFFHDKDKDLILHVSKTIENFDTILIATTSQSFPIVSKILSTLYEDNLIAKEGMLVPSKVSEIEKDSYILYAQDKQINVIQAEVCKKVPKILLENGIESAILHIFDLEYEEFIEKLSPLARTFEIEIQTTKLTHNLYKILAINKKFGDLPMFVQNAKLLFPNNMIIAHNLFEYLIDRFTIAHKKITFAESCTGGLLASMLTKIPGASNIFDGSLVTYANEIKHAWLGVRNETLMKYGAVSHETVEEMIEGALKSSESDYAIAISGIAGPGGGSKEKPVGTVFVGCGDTNQSIIHKMHFEGDRNYVQYQAAMYGVKLLFEIASDDLF, from the coding sequence ATGAAAAACGCGATTCTTTTTATCGGTCAAGACTTTTTGATCAATGATGCCTTTGTCGCCTCCATCGAAAGAACGATGTACAAGCAATTCATCAATATCCATGCCAAAGAGTTTTTTCACGACAAAGACAAAGATCTCATTTTGCACGTATCAAAAACGATAGAAAACTTTGACACCATCTTGATAGCCACAACGAGCCAAAGTTTTCCAATAGTAAGCAAAATTTTATCGACACTGTATGAAGACAACCTGATAGCAAAAGAAGGGATGCTCGTCCCATCAAAAGTTTCCGAGATTGAAAAAGACAGTTACATACTTTATGCCCAGGACAAACAGATCAATGTCATTCAAGCAGAAGTCTGTAAAAAAGTACCAAAGATTTTACTTGAAAACGGAATCGAATCGGCCATTTTGCATATTTTCGATCTTGAATATGAAGAGTTTATTGAAAAGCTCTCGCCGCTTGCAAGAACATTCGAAATCGAGATACAAACAACAAAACTGACACACAATCTTTATAAAATTCTTGCCATCAACAAAAAATTTGGCGATTTGCCCATGTTTGTACAAAACGCAAAACTTCTTTTCCCAAACAATATGATCATCGCACACAATCTGTTTGAGTATCTAATAGATCGCTTCACTATCGCTCATAAAAAGATCACATTCGCCGAAAGTTGCACCGGAGGTCTTTTGGCTTCGATGCTTACAAAAATTCCAGGCGCATCCAATATATTCGATGGATCACTGGTCACCTATGCGAATGAAATAAAACACGCTTGGCTTGGCGTTCGAAATGAAACGCTGATGAAATATGGAGCGGTCAGTCATGAAACAGTGGAAGAGATGATTGAAGGTGCACTGAAAAGCAGTGAAAGTGATTATGCTATCGCTATCAGTGGAATCGCAGGACCAGGTGGCGGCAGTAAAGAAAAACCTGTAGGAACGGTTTTTGTGGGTTGCGGTGATACTAATCAATCCATCATCCACAAAATGCACTTTGAAGGGGATCGCAACTACGTCCAGTATCAAGCGGCGATGTATGGTGTAAAACTGCTTTTTGAAATAGCTTCTGATGATCTTTTTTGA